The Acidobacteriota bacterium genome includes a region encoding these proteins:
- the sucC gene encoding ADP-forming succinate--CoA ligase subunit beta, translating to MKIHEYQAKEILRRYGVATPKGEVTEEAAQARRICEELGGKCVVKAQIHAGGRGKGGGVKLAGSPEEAEQVASQILGMQLVTPQTGDEGQKVRKVLVEEQQNIAKELYLAVLLDRATASPMVMASAAGGMEIEEVAEEDPDAIVRQHFDPHLGILPFQARRVASGLGLSGRTASQAAKLITALTRAYMDTDASLAEINPLMVNADGDVLALDAKMDFDDNAMFRHQDILGMRDLAEENELEIEAGKYGLNYIKLDGNIGCMVNGAGLAMATMDIIKLYGSEPANFLDVGGSASQEAVQNAFEIIISDPSVEAVLINIFGGIARTDRIARGVVAAIEELGNVKLPVVVRLEGTNVEQGREVLREANFDFIVASHMADAAEKVVAAAKGGR from the coding sequence TTGAAGATTCACGAATATCAGGCGAAGGAGATCCTGCGCCGTTATGGGGTGGCCACGCCTAAGGGCGAGGTGACCGAAGAGGCCGCCCAGGCCCGGCGCATCTGCGAGGAGCTGGGTGGCAAGTGTGTGGTCAAAGCGCAGATTCATGCCGGCGGCCGCGGCAAGGGCGGCGGCGTCAAGCTGGCGGGCTCGCCGGAGGAGGCGGAGCAGGTGGCTTCGCAGATCCTCGGCATGCAGCTGGTGACCCCCCAAACCGGCGACGAGGGGCAGAAGGTCCGCAAGGTGCTGGTGGAAGAACAGCAGAACATCGCCAAGGAGCTCTACCTGGCGGTGCTGCTCGACCGCGCCACCGCCTCTCCCATGGTGATGGCCTCCGCCGCCGGCGGCATGGAGATCGAAGAGGTGGCGGAAGAGGATCCGGACGCCATCGTCCGGCAGCATTTCGACCCCCACCTGGGCATCCTTCCTTTCCAGGCGCGCCGGGTGGCCTCCGGCCTGGGCCTCTCCGGCCGTACTGCCTCCCAGGCGGCGAAGCTGATCACCGCGCTGACCCGCGCCTACATGGACACCGACGCCTCGCTGGCGGAGATCAATCCGCTGATGGTCAACGCCGACGGTGACGTGCTGGCGCTGGACGCGAAGATGGACTTCGACGACAACGCCATGTTCCGCCACCAGGACATCCTGGGCATGCGGGACCTGGCGGAGGAGAACGAGCTGGAGATCGAGGCGGGCAAGTACGGCCTCAACTACATCAAGCTCGACGGCAACATCGGCTGCATGGTCAACGGCGCCGGCCTGGCCATGGCGACCATGGACATCATCAAGCTCTATGGCAGCGAGCCCGCCAACTTCCTCGACGTCGGCGGCTCCGCCAGTCAGGAAGCGGTGCAGAACGCGTTTGAGATCATCATCTCCGACCCCAGCGTGGAAGCGGTGCTGATCAACATCTTCGGCGGCATCGCCCGCACCGACCGCATCGCCCGCGGCGTGGTGGCAGCCATCGAAGAGTTGGGGAATGTCAAGCTGCCGGTGGTGGTGCGCCTCGAGGGCACCAACGTGGAGCAGGGACGGGAGGTGCTGCGGGAAGCGAACTTCGACTTCATCGTGGCCTCGCACATGGCGGACGCCGCCGAAAAAGTGGTTGCGGCGGCGAAAGGAGGTCGGTGA
- the sucD gene encoding succinate--CoA ligase subunit alpha: MAIWVDNDTRLLVQGITGKEGEFHALGCRDYGTQVVAGVTPGKGGQDVQGIPVFDSVAQARESTGCNATMIFVPPPFAADAIMEAVDAGVELVTCITEGIPVQDMLKVQAFMEGKSSRLVGPNCPGVITPGQAKIGIMPGHIHKPGGVGVVSRSGTLTYEAVWQLSNVGLGQSSCVGIGGDPVNGTSFIDVLSAFKDDDQTEAVIMIGEIGGSAEEEAAAWVQENFDRPVIGFIAGRTAPPGRRMGHAGAIVAGGKGTAEAKIEAMRAAGMHVVDSPADMGTAVVKALGR, translated from the coding sequence ATGGCGATCTGGGTCGACAACGATACGCGCCTGTTGGTGCAGGGCATCACCGGTAAGGAGGGGGAGTTCCACGCCCTCGGTTGCCGCGACTACGGCACTCAGGTGGTGGCCGGGGTGACCCCCGGCAAGGGTGGTCAGGACGTCCAGGGCATCCCGGTCTTCGACTCCGTGGCCCAGGCCCGGGAGTCCACCGGCTGCAACGCGACGATGATCTTCGTACCCCCGCCCTTCGCTGCCGACGCCATCATGGAGGCGGTGGACGCCGGCGTCGAGCTGGTGACGTGCATCACCGAGGGCATTCCGGTGCAGGACATGCTCAAGGTCCAGGCCTTCATGGAGGGTAAGAGCAGCCGCCTGGTGGGCCCCAACTGCCCCGGTGTGATCACCCCCGGGCAGGCCAAGATCGGCATCATGCCGGGGCATATCCACAAGCCCGGCGGTGTCGGCGTGGTCAGCCGCTCCGGTACCCTCACCTACGAGGCGGTGTGGCAGCTCTCCAACGTCGGTCTGGGCCAGTCCAGCTGCGTCGGCATCGGCGGTGATCCGGTCAACGGCACCAGCTTCATCGACGTGCTGTCGGCGTTCAAGGACGACGACCAGACCGAGGCGGTGATCATGATCGGCGAGATCGGCGGCAGCGCCGAAGAGGAAGCCGCTGCCTGGGTGCAGGAGAACTTCGACCGTCCGGTGATCGGCTTCATCGCCGGCCGAACGGCTCCTCCGGGCCGCCGCATGGGCCACGCCGGTGCCATCGTCGCCGGCGGCAAGGGTACCGCCGAGGCCAAGATCGAGGCCATGCGGGCCGCCGGCATGCACGTAGTGGATTCCCCCGCCGACATGGGGACCGCGGTGGTCAAGGCTCTCGGCCGCTGA